GGGTGGAAGGAAGAGGTGCAGCTAAGGGTGTGGTCAAcctgggaaacagagagagagagacgtggggAAGTATTACAACACAGTAccaagagaacaagagagagggagagagattaaaGAACAGAGACCTCACCGACAAGATAATGCAACATCCTGGAGAGTCAGTCATATACGGCTAAGCCAGTCTACATTACAAGCATGTCGTAGCAAAGAGAGGAAACAACACTGTGTGCCCTGATTATGCCGACTCCACATCCGACTGATTTAGGGGCACTCCAACACAAAATGCCAGGTAAGGTGACATTGCAAAATGCAGACACTCAGTGATTTCAGTGTGTCTCTTTTACatcacgtgtgtgtgaatgtctgcctgtgtgtgtgatcatgccACGTGCATCCGAGAGCACCAGTAATGCAGTTAGACTGGTTCATCTTGTCTAGACGTGGGCAGTGTAGGTAACAGAAACCAGATGTAGGAATGTGAGTGACGACTCAACAACAACATGCTCTGAGCAGGAGGAGTCCAACAGACATCCTTTAtaactcccctcacacacacacgcaaagaaaCTCTCTCTGACCACATACGATACCTTAAGATTACTCAATTATGGAAGCCTGTGAGAGAAGGCCCATCCCTCTGTAATGTGCCGGAGAGCAGTGGAGGAGCGTGCGACAGGTGAGTTTGATTGCACCTGCCGTGGTTGGGTTTAGAGATTAACAGAAATAATGAATAGAAAAATGTGAACAAAGATAGATCAGAAcattgagacagaaagagaaattgCTTTGTTTTGAATCTGTATTTGTACACTTGCACAGTTGctgtactgtaaaaaaaacacacaaggaTGGGAGAATCAACAAGGGACATTTACCTCACATTTCCCCACTCAGAAAACAGTAAAAACTAGCAGTTCGGTCAACAGTTTGATCACTACTACAACCTTTTTCTGGTATAATAGTCCAGGTGTTAACTCCAGGTGTTAAAATGTTATAGTATTACTGATAATGTGCAGTTAACCTATTCATACTTTGGTAATACTTaggtatatacagtaccagtcaaacgtTTGGACAcaattgaatgggaaaatgtgtccaaacttttgactggtactgtaagtGGTCCTAAAgttcttctgttctctctctctctttatccataTCAACTGTTTTATTTTCATATAGTGGTGCATTTGATAACCTATGAACCAGGAACTCTCGTAAGCTTCTAATTGTTCCATATCATAGCATGGTCTCTTCCTGCTATTATATGATGGCTACCATGCCATAATATCCCTTTCCTTGTAACCTCGTCTGAACCTGTGGTGTACAGATTTGAATATCCCGTGTGTATCAATCTTCGGAAACTTCAGTGACATGGTTCCACTGAACCACATGAAATCATGTAAATCTGTGTATTGATCGTGTTAAACAAGCCCAAGCACCTGAGTCCAGTTGTGATCCATCTCAAATGAAACGATTAAGGTCAGCTTTGTATAAAAAGAGTGCTTCCCAAAACTAGGCCTAAATCCTAGCTATGTTGACACCAGTGTAAGACATGCCCAGCCCTGCCCGCTTGTACGTTATTAGAACACGTTATGAATGCCTGCTCAACCGTGGGTTATTCTGACACCATGCCATGTGCGTGTCATATAGTATTAGTCTCCACAGTTCAGCTGACAGTaaccagctttatgaacctcatAACTCAGCCAATACATGGGATGGGACCCCACACAGAATGCTCTCTGGGTCTGACAGCAGGGATATGGTGACCATGGCAACCTCtgggtgaagagagaggtgttcgTACTGTGTCTGTAACCAGGGATGAGTAGCCCAGCTAGCAGGCTTCACGCTGAGTCACTACAGCTCTGAACTTCAGGGGTTTGGAGGTGCTGCTGACCTGTACTttctgcttgtgtgcgtgtgtgggtgtgtgtgtgttccacaggaTGTCACAGGGAGACGTAGAGTGTGCATCAGGAAACACCTTTTGTGGTGAGTGTCACTCTCCTTCTCAGTACTCGCTCTCTTTATTCTCCTCAACCCATCTCTCCCCTGAAGCCTCCGCCTCCATCTCACCTCAACCAAGCCAAGCCATGCTCAGGTACAGATGCTCAATGGGCTCAAACCCCATGTTAACAGAGTACAATAAATATGCCTCTGTACCAAACCGCCTTTTACAAACAATACAAAATTAACAGTGCTGCAACCATTGGAGATAAGGTCAGATCATGTTGACTCAACAAAGTCTGGACAGACGCCTTGAGTACACAGGTAAAAACACATAGCAAATAGAGGAAAAATCAAACTTGGAAAAACATTACACACCTGTTTGGCTTCAGaaagtaaacaccatctgtATAGTATGTGAATCCAGTCTATTTCATTGTTTCCACACATAAGACAAGGATCTGTCTTTAAAGGATCAGTTACTCTCCAGCACATCTAACTCTGATCATGTCGATCTGTACATTTCACCAAACAAACTATGGGCGCTGGGCAGGATTTGCTTTCACTAGTTTCTATTGACATGCTAATTCTGTCACACTTAGTGGAAGCTAAGACTACCAGTGATGTGTCAATAGGCTGAGCTAAGCTTTCAGTCAGTGGAATGACGAAGTATTACATGACACTATGTGTTTTTCCATGAATGCTCTTGCCACTGTACTAGTTACTCAAGTTTACCTTCATAAATCACTGTTTCATCTTACAAAGGATACAAACACCAGTACTTAGTGAGGTATTCAAATAGGTGGGGTCCAGCTGTGTCATGTACACAGACTGTGGAAACACTCGACACTGTCCAAAGCAAGTGAAAATGCTTTCATGCTTATCTACTACTGTAGATCCTGACAACTCTGCAACCTcaacctcagcctctctctcctctttctgtctctctccatccctacccGCTACATTTCTCTGacttccttcatctctccctcagtgGTCCTGAATCATGAAAAGGAAGTGATTGTAGTTCCTGTTGTACTGCTCGTGATCTTCCTGGTCGCTCTGTTGACCATCTTCCTGTTGAAGTTCTGCCCTGACCGCACGCCAGCCCCAACGCTTCTCCCGAACACCACTCCGCCACAAGGAAACAGAGcgagcagacacaaacacagacgcacacgcaGTCAGAGACACAACCTACGGGGCATAGATGGtgagtgtgttatgtgtgtgtatgtgtgtgtgtgtgttttagggttTGAGTCTGTGTCTGCATGACATTGATTCATTATTTTTAGCAGTGCTGTGTTATAAATCTACCACAGCACAGTAGGTAAGGCTGATTTCAAGttcaacctccctctctctctctctctctctctctctctctttcatttatctcctttcttccctcaaATCCCTTCCTCTACGCAGCTCCTACTGAGCTCAACCCTCTGGAACATGAGGTGGTACCCATAACAACCCCTAGCAGGACGATGGCCCCGCCCACATTGGCTGCAGTACCGGAGATGGCCAGCGAGAGGCAGCCTGGTTCCTTCCAGCTGGTCACTCCTCTGCCCAGGTCATTGTTCGTGATTCCAGGAGCCTCTGTGACTGTCTACAGGGCCAGGATGGAGAACAGGGATGTCGTTCTGCGAGTGCTGAAAGGTGACACACCGTAACAGACTAAGGCTGCCATGCAGTTACTagtaggaagaggacaaggctATATTTATGACGTACAATATCTGACAATGTATTCTGCGGAAAAAACTGATAGTACTGATTAGCTACCCAAATCAGCAAAACATTCTGTCTCGAAAGCAGAAATACATCCCGGAATCTAAGACTCTTCCCTTTTTCTTACCAGAATCAGCAGACGCCGGTGAACGGCAGCACTTCCTGGGGTTTGCTTCCTTCCTGTCGGAGCTGGGGCCCCACCCCTTCTTGCCGGATATGATGGGAGTCGTGTCCGTGCGGTCGCCCATGGTTACAGTGATAGAGGAGCTAGAGCACAGAGACCTGCTGGGTTATCTCTGGAGGTGCAGACAGGTACCATGGGGTTATCTCCACCGGGTTACACAGGTACTGCAGGGTtatctctggagagagagacaggaactgCAGGGTTatctttggagagagagagacaggtaccgCAGGGCtatctctggagagagagacaggtactgCAGGGTtatctctggagagagagacaggtaccgCAGGGTtatctctggagagagagacaggtactgCAGGGTtatctctggagagagagacaggtactgCAAGGTTATCTCTGCAGGGTTAGACAGGTACCGCAGGGTTatctctggagagagacaggtactgCAGGGTTatctctggagagagacaggtactgCAAGGTTATCTCTGCAGGGTCAGACAGGTACCGCAGGGTTATCTCTGCAGGGTGAGACAGGTACTGCAGGGTTATCTCTGCAGGGTGAGACAGGTACAGCAGACAGTGAATAGCAAAATACTCCACACCATACTGCAGTCATATACATTAACTAACATACGTGTTGGCCTACTTCTAGGTAAAAAAACTGTCACTATGTCTTTATTGTTGGTAGTACAGTAATAGTCTTTAGGCTAAAGTATATCAATGCAACTGATACTGAAATTGGGATTCAGAAAGTAATTAAagtttaaaatgtttgtttttttggcagGACCACACAGGTGAGGGGTCACCATGTGACCTCACAGAAAAACGCATCTTCATCATGGCAGGACAGGTGGCATCTGCTCTGGTTGGTTTCACTCTGCTTTCCTTTCTACATCCTCTCTTCATTGAGAAATCTGGATTAAAAAACTGAAAATGACTATAGcacccattttctctctctctccatcctctaatGTTATTCTTACCAAGTACAATGTCAGCTCAAGTTCACCTCTGTTCCTCCACCTAGGAATATTTGCACAGCAAGAGCTGTATCCATGGCAACTTGGGTGCCCGGAGTGTGCTGGTTGGTCAGGACCTAACAGCCAAGCTCTGGGGGCTGGGCCCAGCGTACAGGAGGCGGGGCCAGATGGGGACTCCATGGGAGCTGGAGGACATGGAGTTGAGGAAGTGGCAGGCTCCTGAGATACTGGCCAGGAGAGACATCAATCAAAGTAGTGATATGTAAGTATctcatctgattggctggatCACCTATGGTAATTAGATAACCAGCAAAAAGTTGAATACTGTTTGATAGTAGCATGTATTTGTTTGTAGTAGTATGTATTTTCAGAATACTGAATGTACAGTATAGTAAGTTAAATCAGGTGATAATCTCTCCAACAGCTGGTCCTTTGGTATACTGCTCTATGAGATGGTGACACTTGGTGAGTGTCTAATTCTTCTTGGTTTAACCAAACAACCAGCAATGGCTGAATTACAGTGGGGCACTTCTGCATTGTTGAACTGTTCACTTCCTCTTCCAGGTGACCCTCCCTTCCCAAAAGTCCTGGCCAGTGAGCTGCTGCAGTACCTCCAGAGAGGGAACTCCATGAAGAGGCCTGTTAGCTgttctaactcactgtgagatCCCCACACTAACagaatgtgtatatatatacacacacacaaatatatatttatacctTCAGCTATCATTAACACATTGAAAACAATAATGCATTAGATCTGAATTATCATCTTCCCAAATGATGTTGTCTCCATGGTATTCAAAGACTGACAAAAGGAAAGCAATAAATGCGTGATTGATTAAAGATTGATCTGTAAAAAATATCTTTCAGCTATTCTACAATTAAGTCCTGCGTGCAGTGGAGTCCCCAGGAGCGCCTCCCATTGGCTGGGCTGATCCGGAAGATCCaatcaggagagagaagtgccaATGACAGGACTGTTTTGCGGGTGCCCGAGCCCCTGGACACAGAGAAGTATCTCAGGGAGGCCGGGTACGGGGAGGCCTACAATTACGCTGTTCTCTGATTGGATGGCTGTGTGGGAGTTTCTCTGGATTGGTCAGAGGGAACTGCCAGGGTCACCTGATCTCACACTGAATAACTGACTCATGGAATTTGTCTAAAAGTCCTTCAAATAAAAAGGAGGACTGAAGTGGAACAAAGTATACACTGTTTACAGAAATTATGCGCCTAAAGAGTAATATATAATTTTGCCTGAATGTGTatccattgtgtgtgtatgtatgtatacagtataaaatgtgtgtgtgtgtgtggacaagcAGAAAAATAAACTTTGCAATGACAACATTTACACCAAAccatctcttgctctcttctAAAAACAGACATCTGTGATGGATAGTTGACATTGCAATGAGAAACACGGAGCAAAGCCCTTGCTAACAAACTAAGATGGATGCCTTTGTCAGAACAAAGCACTCCCAACACACCACATCTCCTTTTAGACACATTAGAAACAAAtgctaaataaaacaaaactattTTGCAATAGGTTGTCctatagttgttgtttttttattaattttttattatattattgaCCTCCTGAAAACTTTGAACAGAAACAAACTAGCAGGAGTACCTATAGGAGAGAATATCGATGACAGTTACAGTCACTGCTACAATGCGTCATGACAGGCAACCCTGACAGAAGAGCTAGGAACAGTAGGAAGAACGCAGTCTGAGTTGCTAAGACTATTAGCAGCAGTTTATGCTACTCATGGTTGGCAAAGACAATAGCAGACACTGCTCTAGAAGGCTTTACCACACAGAAGTGCTTCGAGGAATGGTTATGAAACTGGGTTccaaaagaacaaaacaaaaacaaaaaaaattctaGTACTATTATTGGGTCATTGCTGAAAACTACAGATAATAGATAAAAGGCCACAATGTTCACTAAGAGATAAAAACATGATAATTCTCTACGCGTAAACCAAGTACAGGCAGTACAGTAAAACAAGGTGCGTTTAAATAGCATAGGCAGAACATTACACTGACCGCAGGACTCAAACAATCACTCACACAATCACTCATACTTAAACCATGTTTAAGATTTCATTTTTTCACTATGCTTTCTTGCTGTCTTTTGCAGTATATAAAATGAAACGGAACAAAACAGATACGAATTATTGAATCTAACACTAGCTGGTCTTTTGACGGTTACATCTtcacttttcccctctctcttttatggAGAGGTCTTCTTTTCCTTTCTGCTTGGTGGGTATCAACATTtcacccagccaatcagagcgcaATGTAAAGCTTTCACCTTTTTTGTGGCCGGGGAGCCAAATTGTGATTGGACATGCCAGATTTGTTAAGTCAGTCTCTCAGGGTGTTGATGTGGGCACAGATCTTGAGGGCGGGACCTAGCTTGATGTTCATGGTAGACATGAGATGCTCCTCTCGAAGTAAAAGCAGGGCCTGTCCGTCAATCTCCTGGGACAGGAACTGGGCAGCAAGCTCTTCACAacctggagggaaggagaaagagaatgaggagagaggggtaaaaaaagagagaaaataattGCATAGATCACcgaaaaacaaatataaatgcATATTAACAATTCGTATTGATCCTTGCAAGTATTTTCGACCACATAAACAAACCTTGTAGAGATGATATGAATTGTGCCACTTCCTCCACACTCCACTGGGCTGGATTGCCGGGCAGGAAACTGGGTCCAGAGCCCTCCAACGGAAGCCCAGAGGGGGGCTGATGACAGGAAGCGGAGGAGGCGGGCGAGAGGGACATGGGGTCATCCTCCTCGTCTTCTCCACTCGACGCCTCGTCTGAGCGACTGGACTCGGAACGACACTGGCGACAAACAGCGGCGTGTGTGAGATGCGTCTGTGTCGTTGCGTGCCAACAAATCCTTTCTCACGGTTGGTAGAGCGGGACAGAGAGAGCATCACAGTCACCTTGACAGGTATGGGTCTCCCGGCGATCTTGGCGCTTGCGATCTCTGAGCTGGTCCTCCGGGGCACCCGCCTCCTCGTGACCCCGTCCTCGTCCGATTGGCTCAGGTGACCCAGCGACAGCGAGTTGCCCTGGTGATTGCCCTGGTTGCCGTGGTGATGCCCTTGGCGCATGCGGAAATGCTGGCTGCAGCTCACGTTGTACCTGGGGAACCAATACATACTGAATAAGACACATACAGTTACACAGAGCACAGAGACACCGGGCTGTACTGACAGTaacgacacacaccactcacccaAGGAATGAGTTCACATGTACAGTACTAAAACCATTAGATTTACTCACAAAGAAACATGATACATGTATACAATTTGGGCTGGGTGACATTGACTTGGTATGAGGGGGGAGGACTGtattgggggagagagagactgccggCTGCTAACTGAGTGAGATGATGACTGTGTACCAACATGGTTTAGTGACTGTTAGTATGTGAACAGTGACTGTAGCGGGGGTCGGACCCTACCTCTTGGCGCAGGTCATGGAGCAGAACCTCTTGGTGCCTCTGAACTGGCTGGCAGGAGCAAAGCTCTTACAGTACTCACACTTCAGCActgaggacgggggaggggagaggaccgTAAAGCACATCAGAGGAGAGGAACTATTACAATTCTAGGTGGACAATAGGGCACCTAAAGCATAATTATTGTATGAACCAAAGACGGGAATCATTTTTTTCGTAATGTTGTTATCGTAGtctgaccctcacctgttgCAGGAGTAACAGTCTCTGATTGGCTTGCATCTGGATTGTCATTCGCTAAATCCTCACCAGAGGGCTCCTTCAGTGGCCCACAAACCTGTCAATCGATCAATGAGAGCGGCATAAGGTCCAAataaaatttgatttgattaaatcTAATTTACACTACAAATCCCATAATCACTC
Above is a window of Osmerus mordax isolate fOsmMor3 chromosome 18, fOsmMor3.pri, whole genome shotgun sequence DNA encoding:
- the styk1a gene encoding tyrosine-protein kinase STYK1, whose protein sequence is MSQGDVECASGNTFCVVLNHEKEVIVVPVVLLVIFLVALLTIFLLKFCPDRTPAPTLLPNTTPPQGNRASRHKHRRTRSQRHNLRGIDAPTELNPLEHEVVPITTPSRTMAPPTLAAVPEMASERQPGSFQLVTPLPRSLFVIPGASVTVYRARMENRDVVLRVLKESADAGERQHFLGFASFLSELGPHPFLPDMMGVVSVRSPMVTVIEELEHRDLLGYLWRCRQDHTGEGSPCDLTEKRIFIMAGQVASALEYLHSKSCIHGNLGARSVLVGQDLTAKLWGLGPAYRRRGQMGTPWELEDMELRKWQAPEILARRDINQSSDIWSFGILLYEMVTLGDPPFPKVLASELLQYLQRGNSMKRPVSCSNSLYSTIKSCVQWSPQERLPLAGLIRKIQSGERSANDRTVLRVPEPLDTEKYLREAGYGEAYNYAVL